In Sciurus carolinensis chromosome 17, mSciCar1.2, whole genome shotgun sequence, one genomic interval encodes:
- the LOC124969326 gene encoding olfactory receptor 7C2-like, translating to MERGNQTGAGNFILLGFSDDPDLQSLLFGLLLSMYLVTVLGNLLIILATISDSHLHTPMYFFLSNLSLADIGFTSTTIPKALRNIQTQSRVITFAGCISQICFFFVFGCQDNLLLAVMAYDRFVAICHPLHYAAMMNSRLCQLMALGSWLISILGSLPDTLTILRLSFCTNRKIPHFFCDLPEVLKLTCSDTLINNVVLYSVAIILAVFPLTGILLSYSQIFSSILRISSDRGKYKAFSTCGSHLLVVSLFYGTSLGVYFSSVATLSSRMSLMASVMYTMVTPMLNPLSIV from the coding sequence ATGGAAAGAGGAAACCAAACAGGAGCTGGAAACTTCATCCTCCTGGGATTCTCAGATGACCCTGACCTGCAGTCCCTCCTCTTTGGCCTGCTTCtatccatgtacctggtcactgtgctggggaacctgctcatcatcctggccaccatctcagactcccacctccacacgcccatgtacttcttcctctccaacctgtccctgGCTGACATTGgtttcacctccaccaccatccccaaGGCTCTGAGGAACATCCAGACTCAGAGCAGAGTCATCACCTTTGCAGGTTGCATCTCacagatttgctttttctttgtgtttggatgCCAGGACAATTTGCTcctggcagtgatggcctatgaccgcttcgtggccatctgtcaccccctgcactaTGCAGCCATGATGAACTCACGACTCTGTCAGCTCATGGCTCTGGGATCCTGGTTGATCAGTATCCTGGGCTCCCTCCCAGACACCTTGACCATTTTGAGGCTGTCCTTTTGCACAAACAGGAAAATCCCTCACTTTTTCTGTGATCTTCCTGAAGTTCTGAAGCTCACCTGCTCTGACACCCTCATCAATAATGTAGTCCTGTACTCTGTGGCCATCATCCTAGCTGTTTTCCCTCTCACTGGCATCCTCCTCTCCTACTCTCAGATTTTCTCCTCCATCCTGAGGATCTCATCAGACAGAGGCAAGtacaaagccttttccacctgtgggtctcacctcctggtggtctccttgttctatggcaCTAGCCTTGGAGTCTATTTCAGTTCTGTAGCAACATTATCCTCTAGGATGAGTCTgatggcctcagtgatgtacaccatGGTCACCCCCATGCTCAACCCTTTATCTATagtctga